The following proteins are encoded in a genomic region of Cetobacterium sp. 8H:
- a CDS encoding sigma-54-dependent Fis family transcriptional regulator, with protein MNFLHKINKKIQKSAEMISEIIEIDVEIMDSELNRIAGTGVLKTKIGINMADESHIYKKILFDGKSRVIFNPRENDECSDCSQLKFCNEKFEVSVPIIVKKKIVGVIGLICFTENQKIHFIKNQESFITFLKQFSVYISNKVLDYLEEVNNENLVNFYSIQHKTENFLFISPPMKVIYNRILKISKTLSNVLLTGETGTGKEIIAKAIHLNSDYSNNSFVSINCGAIPENLFESELFGYIKGAFTGANPNGRIGKIQQAHNGTLFLDEIADMPLNMQVKLLRVLQEKKITPIGSNFEIDINVRIIAATNKNLEKMVFEGKFREDLFYRLNVVPLEIPPLRIRKDDIEILSQYFIKKYCDLFKKKSGISKDALEILSKYNWPGNVRELENAIEFALNVVGEDEIIRIENLPEKITKFNHSVSSLDLSKKNFVYLEEYYNLSTKEKKEIAKKFGISLATFYRMIQKEKHIK; from the coding sequence TTGAATTTTTTACATAAAATAAATAAAAAAATACAAAAATCTGCAGAGATGATTTCTGAAATAATTGAGATTGATGTTGAAATTATGGACTCCGAATTGAATAGAATTGCTGGAACAGGTGTATTAAAAACTAAGATTGGAATAAATATGGCTGATGAATCACATATTTATAAAAAAATATTATTTGATGGGAAAAGTAGAGTTATTTTTAATCCTAGAGAAAATGATGAATGTTCTGATTGTTCTCAACTTAAGTTTTGTAATGAAAAATTTGAAGTTTCAGTCCCTATAATTGTTAAAAAAAAAATTGTTGGAGTTATTGGTTTGATTTGTTTTACTGAGAATCAGAAAATTCATTTTATTAAAAATCAAGAAAGTTTTATAACTTTCTTAAAGCAATTTTCCGTGTATATTTCTAACAAAGTTTTAGATTATTTAGAGGAAGTTAATAATGAAAATTTAGTAAATTTTTATTCTATTCAACATAAAACTGAAAATTTCTTATTTATTTCTCCTCCAATGAAAGTCATTTATAATAGAATTTTAAAAATATCAAAAACTCTTTCTAATGTTCTTTTAACTGGAGAAACTGGAACTGGAAAAGAAATTATTGCTAAAGCAATTCACCTAAATAGCGATTATTCTAATAATTCTTTTGTTTCTATAAATTGTGGGGCTATTCCAGAAAATCTATTTGAAAGCGAATTGTTTGGGTACATTAAAGGTGCCTTTACTGGAGCTAATCCAAATGGAAGAATAGGAAAGATACAACAAGCACATAATGGTACTTTATTTTTAGATGAAATTGCAGATATGCCTTTAAATATGCAAGTGAAATTATTAAGAGTTCTTCAAGAAAAGAAAATTACTCCCATTGGTTCAAATTTTGAGATTGATATAAATGTAAGAATAATTGCTGCTACAAATAAAAATTTAGAAAAAATGGTTTTTGAAGGAAAATTTAGGGAAGATTTATTTTATAGATTAAATGTTGTTCCCCTAGAAATTCCACCTCTTAGAATTAGGAAAGATGATATTGAAATTCTTTCTCAATATTTCATAAAAAAATATTGCGATCTTTTTAAAAAAAAATCAGGTATATCTAAGGATGCTCTTGAAATTCTTAGTAAATACAATTGGCCAGGGAATGTAAGAGAATTAGAAAATGCTATTGAATTTGCCCTAAATGTTGTTGGAGAAGATGAAATCATTAGGATTGAGAATCTTCCTGAAAAAATTACAAAATTTAATCATTCAGTTTCTAGTTTAGATTTATCAAAGAAAAATTTTGTGTATTTAGAAGAATATTATAATTTATCAACTAAAGAAAAAAAAGAAATTGCTAAAAAATTCGGTATTAGTTTAGCTACTTTTTATCGAATGATACAAAAAGAAAAGCATATAAAATAA
- the dpaL gene encoding diaminopropionate ammonia-lyase yields MSNKIKYTFNEIEKGDLEKCLEILTEKEVKKAKDFHSSFPQYEVTPLAKLDNLAKNIGLSGIYVKDESYRFGLNAFKVLGGSFAMAKYLASRLGEDISKLGYERLTSKEIKEKLGDVTFYTATDGNHGRGVAWTANKLKQKSVVYMPFGSSKTRLENIKKEGADASITDMNYDDAVRLAAKNAAETNGVMVQDTAWDGYEEIPTWIMQGYGTMALEAIDQLKAYGVDRPTHIILQAGVGSLAAAIQGVFASIYGKDCPITVIAESDLADCLYKSALAKDGKPRFVGGTMQTIMAGLACGEPNTIGWEILKNYSTAFLSCPDWSAANGMRILGNPMSQDDYVKSGESGAVTTGVLYEIMTNDEYKELRDKLKLNEESKVLLFSTEGDTDPKKYREIVWLGDCHK; encoded by the coding sequence ATGTCGAACAAAATTAAATATACTTTTAATGAGATAGAAAAAGGAGATTTAGAAAAATGTCTAGAGATTTTAACTGAAAAAGAGGTAAAAAAAGCGAAAGATTTTCATAGTAGCTTTCCACAATATGAGGTAACACCGTTAGCAAAATTAGATAATCTAGCTAAAAATATAGGTTTATCGGGGATTTATGTAAAAGATGAATCATATAGATTTGGTCTAAATGCATTTAAAGTTTTAGGTGGATCATTTGCAATGGCAAAATACCTGGCCTCGAGATTAGGTGAGGATATCTCTAAATTAGGTTATGAGAGACTTACTTCAAAAGAGATAAAAGAAAAATTAGGAGATGTTACTTTTTATACAGCAACAGATGGAAATCATGGAAGAGGGGTAGCTTGGACAGCTAATAAATTAAAACAAAAATCAGTTGTATATATGCCTTTTGGATCTTCAAAAACAAGATTAGAAAATATAAAAAAAGAGGGAGCAGATGCTTCTATAACTGATATGAACTATGATGATGCGGTGAGATTAGCAGCTAAGAATGCGGCAGAAACTAATGGTGTGATGGTACAAGATACAGCTTGGGATGGATATGAAGAGATTCCAACTTGGATAATGCAAGGATATGGAACTATGGCATTAGAAGCGATAGATCAATTAAAAGCTTACGGTGTTGATAGACCAACTCATATAATTTTACAAGCGGGTGTAGGATCGCTAGCAGCAGCTATTCAGGGTGTATTCGCATCAATCTATGGAAAAGATTGCCCTATAACAGTTATCGCAGAGTCGGATTTAGCGGATTGTCTATATAAATCAGCTCTAGCAAAAGATGGAAAACCTAGATTTGTTGGAGGAACAATGCAAACAATTATGGCAGGATTAGCTTGCGGAGAACCAAATACAATCGGTTGGGAAATTTTAAAAAACTACTCAACAGCTTTTCTATCTTGCCCGGATTGGAGTGCTGCTAATGGAATGAGAATTTTAGGAAATCCAATGTCTCAAGATGACTATGTAAAATCAGGAGAATCGGGAGCTGTAACAACAGGTGTTCTTTATGAAATCATGACAAATGATGAATATAAGGAGTTAAGAGATAAGTTAAAACTAAATGAAGAATCGAAAGTTTTATTGTTTAGTACTGAGGGGGATACAGATCCTAAAAAATATAGAGAGATAGTTTGGTTAGGAGATTGTCATAAATAA
- a CDS encoding YgeY family selenium metabolism-linked hydrolase, producing MFSKEREEQLIKLCQDLIKAPSYSGQEGEVAQVIEKAFKKLGFDECFVDVYGNIIGKIQGKHPGKKILFDGHIDTVPVPDASKWTYGPFDATIADGKLYGRGTSDMKGQVGAMISACAYFAEDCKKDFAGEIYVAGVVHEECFEGIAARKISEAVKPDYVVIGECSELNLKIGQRGRGEIVVETFGKPAHSANPDKGINAVYKMATVIQEINKLEAPVHPVLGKGILELVDIKSSPYPGASVVPEYCRSTYDRRLLVGETMESVIEPLQRLAERLMKEDPQMKIKVSYSTGKEMCYTGNVIEGERFFPGWLYEKDDEFTKIAYEGLKSVGLNPEITQYSFCTNGSHYAGEAKIPTIGFGPSRENLAHTIDEHIEISQLIKGTEGYYGILKSLYKR from the coding sequence ATGTTTTCAAAAGAGAGAGAGGAACAGTTAATAAAATTATGTCAGGACTTAATAAAAGCACCGAGCTATTCTGGACAAGAGGGAGAAGTTGCGCAGGTAATTGAGAAGGCTTTTAAAAAATTAGGATTTGATGAGTGTTTTGTTGATGTTTATGGAAATATAATAGGAAAAATTCAAGGAAAGCATCCAGGGAAAAAGATATTATTTGACGGTCATATAGATACAGTGCCTGTTCCAGATGCATCAAAATGGACTTATGGACCATTCGATGCAACGATAGCTGATGGAAAACTTTATGGAAGAGGAACATCTGATATGAAAGGACAAGTAGGGGCTATGATCTCAGCTTGTGCTTACTTTGCAGAAGATTGCAAAAAGGATTTTGCAGGGGAGATATACGTAGCAGGAGTAGTTCACGAAGAGTGTTTTGAAGGAATAGCAGCGAGAAAGATAAGTGAGGCTGTAAAACCTGACTATGTTGTAATCGGTGAATGTTCAGAGCTTAATTTAAAAATAGGACAAAGAGGAAGAGGAGAAATTGTTGTTGAAACATTTGGAAAACCAGCTCATTCTGCAAATCCGGATAAAGGAATAAACGCTGTGTATAAAATGGCAACAGTAATTCAAGAGATTAATAAATTGGAAGCTCCGGTTCATCCAGTATTAGGTAAAGGTATTTTAGAATTAGTTGACATTAAGTCTTCTCCATATCCAGGAGCGTCTGTAGTGCCTGAATATTGCAGATCAACATATGATAGAAGATTACTTGTAGGGGAAACAATGGAAAGTGTAATAGAACCACTACAGAGATTAGCAGAGAGATTGATGAAAGAAGATCCACAAATGAAAATAAAGGTATCTTATTCTACTGGAAAAGAGATGTGCTACACAGGAAATGTAATTGAAGGAGAAAGATTCTTCCCAGGATGGCTATATGAAAAGGATGATGAATTTACAAAAATAGCATATGAAGGATTAAAGTCAGTTGGATTAAATCCAGAAATAACTCAATATTCGTTCTGTACAAATGGGTCTCACTATGCAGGAGAGGCAAAGATACCAACTATAGGGTTTGGACCTTCAAGAGAAAATCTTGCTCACACAATAGATGAACATATAGAGATATCTCAGTTAATAAAAGGAACAGAAGGTTATTACGGTATTTTAAAATCTCTTTACAAAAGATAA
- a CDS encoding sodium:solute symporter: MNKSQITALTIIFIYMAITVIIGLYVSRKKTKEKQSNDDFLMASKSLGPLTLAGTLFAANTGGASTTGVATNVFQHGLSASWYVIAGGIGFILVSFIAPYFRRAQANTVPEIISKRYGKGAHIITAITSITALFMATGAQIIATASIINVVTGFDFKTAAIISTAVVIIYTMFGGFKSVTAANLMHVIVITVGMTIAMFVMANHEKVGGFGALFEKAKLMKSQDQNLNILSMTKVGGMTILGYIAMYFMTFPTGQEIVQTYCSAKDGKSAKVGSVIAGVVTAAYGIVPTIIGLLAYVCIEGYALGGAQKNALAQATLTFAPPILAGVVLAAIVAATMSSASGNMIGTATMFTNDIFTPYINKGIKDDKKEIWISKIAMFIVGVVGLYIALEASNVISVMMGAFALRSAGPFAAFICAIFYKDVTKRAGLISIIIGTVVAAIWIYVLKTPMGLNAMVPGGVIAFLVIFGVSYIERKSGIESAPEIKFENI; this comes from the coding sequence ATGAATAAATCTCAAATAACAGCTCTAACAATAATATTTATATACATGGCTATAACAGTAATAATAGGATTATACGTTTCACGAAAAAAAACTAAAGAAAAACAAAGTAATGATGATTTTTTAATGGCAAGTAAATCGTTAGGACCATTAACATTAGCAGGAACACTGTTTGCAGCAAATACAGGTGGAGCAAGTACTACAGGTGTTGCAACAAATGTTTTTCAACATGGACTTTCTGCATCGTGGTATGTAATAGCAGGTGGAATAGGGTTTATATTAGTATCATTTATAGCCCCTTATTTTAGAAGAGCCCAAGCAAATACAGTCCCAGAAATAATAAGTAAAAGATATGGAAAAGGTGCTCATATAATAACAGCAATTACTTCAATAACAGCATTATTTATGGCAACTGGAGCACAAATTATAGCAACAGCTTCTATTATAAATGTTGTTACAGGATTTGATTTTAAAACTGCAGCTATTATAAGTACAGCTGTAGTTATTATTTATACAATGTTTGGTGGATTTAAGTCAGTTACAGCAGCAAACTTAATGCACGTTATAGTTATAACAGTAGGAATGACTATAGCTATGTTTGTTATGGCTAATCATGAAAAAGTTGGTGGATTTGGTGCATTATTTGAAAAAGCTAAATTAATGAAATCTCAAGATCAAAATTTAAATATTTTAAGTATGACAAAAGTTGGTGGAATGACAATTTTAGGTTATATAGCTATGTATTTTATGACATTTCCTACAGGACAAGAAATTGTTCAAACGTATTGTTCTGCAAAAGATGGTAAATCTGCAAAAGTTGGGTCAGTTATAGCTGGAGTTGTAACAGCAGCATACGGAATAGTTCCCACTATAATTGGGTTATTAGCTTATGTTTGTATAGAAGGTTATGCGTTGGGTGGAGCACAAAAGAACGCACTTGCTCAAGCAACACTAACATTTGCACCACCTATTTTAGCTGGAGTTGTTTTAGCGGCAATAGTTGCTGCTACAATGAGTAGTGCTTCAGGAAATATGATTGGAACTGCAACAATGTTTACTAATGACATATTTACTCCGTATATTAATAAAGGTATAAAAGATGATAAAAAAGAAATTTGGATTTCGAAAATAGCAATGTTTATAGTTGGGGTAGTCGGACTTTATATAGCACTTGAAGCTAGTAATGTAATAAGTGTTATGATGGGAGCATTTGCCCTACGAAGTGCCGGTCCATTTGCTGCATTCATATGTGCTATTTTTTATAAAGATGTAACAAAGAGAGCTGGGTTAATATCAATAATAATAGGAACAGTAGTTGCTGCTATCTGGATTTATGTTTTAAAAACTCCAATGGGATTAAATGCAATGGTTCCTGGTGGGGTAATTGCATTTTTAGTAATATTTGGTGTTTCTTATATTGAAAGAAAAAGTGGAATAGAGTCAGCACCTGAAATTAAATTTGAAAATATATAA
- a CDS encoding amidohydrolase family protein has product MKKILIKNGTIINGNRENRYIADILLTGDRIEKIGKIDKQADIIIDATGKIVSPGFIDTHSHSDLRVLIDPFIEPKIRQGITTEILGQDGISMAPLPKEYVSSWRKNLAGLDGDSDDLSWDWENTHNYLNLISKTGCGPNQLYLVPHGNIRMEAMGLEARPATKEELEKMKKITRRELEAGAAGVSTGLIYIPCAYSLTEELVEICKVAAEFDRPLVIHQRSEADTMLDSMEEVITIAKESGVKIHFSHFKICGKKNWNMIGDIEKLLDKSKEEGIIISYDQYPYVAGSTMLGVIIPPWAHAGGTDKLVERLGNKKDRIKMKEDIEKGIPGWDNFIDFAGFEGIYVTSVKTKANEDCIGKNLLEIADLRKKDKYDAVFDLLKEEENAVGMYDYYGKDEHVVTFMTREESNICTDGLLGGKPHPRVYGAFPRVIGKFVREMKAMSLEEAIYKMTRKPAETFKIKERGLLKEGYFADIVIFDENTTIDKGTFVDPIQYPEGISHVIVNGKVLINNYIKNEKLPGKVIRILKN; this is encoded by the coding sequence ATGAAAAAAATCTTAATAAAAAATGGAACTATAATCAATGGAAATAGAGAAAATAGATATATAGCAGATATTTTATTAACTGGAGATAGAATAGAAAAAATTGGAAAAATAGATAAGCAGGCGGATATAATAATAGATGCAACAGGAAAAATTGTATCTCCAGGATTTATAGATACACATAGCCACTCAGATTTGAGAGTTTTAATAGATCCATTTATTGAACCTAAAATTCGTCAAGGAATAACTACAGAAATATTAGGTCAAGATGGAATTTCTATGGCACCTTTACCTAAAGAATATGTAAGTTCTTGGAGAAAAAATTTAGCTGGTCTAGATGGTGATAGCGATGATTTATCTTGGGATTGGGAAAATACTCATAATTATTTAAATTTAATTTCTAAAACTGGTTGTGGACCAAATCAGTTGTATTTAGTTCCTCATGGAAATATAAGAATGGAGGCCATGGGATTAGAAGCTCGACCAGCAACAAAAGAAGAATTAGAAAAAATGAAGAAAATAACAAGAAGAGAATTAGAAGCTGGAGCTGCAGGTGTATCAACAGGATTAATTTATATTCCTTGTGCATATTCTTTGACAGAAGAATTGGTTGAAATTTGTAAAGTAGCAGCTGAATTTGATAGACCACTTGTAATTCATCAAAGAAGTGAAGCAGATACAATGCTAGATTCAATGGAAGAAGTTATTACAATAGCAAAAGAAAGTGGAGTAAAAATTCATTTTTCTCATTTTAAAATTTGTGGTAAAAAAAATTGGAATATGATTGGAGATATTGAAAAACTTTTAGATAAATCTAAAGAAGAAGGAATAATAATATCATATGATCAATATCCATATGTTGCAGGAAGTACAATGCTAGGAGTTATAATTCCTCCTTGGGCACATGCTGGAGGTACTGATAAGTTAGTAGAGCGATTAGGTAATAAAAAAGATCGGATTAAAATGAAAGAAGATATTGAGAAAGGAATTCCAGGATGGGATAATTTTATTGATTTTGCTGGCTTTGAAGGAATATACGTTACATCGGTAAAGACAAAAGCAAATGAAGATTGTATAGGAAAAAATTTGTTAGAAATTGCAGATCTTAGAAAAAAAGATAAATACGATGCTGTATTCGATTTATTAAAAGAGGAAGAAAATGCGGTTGGAATGTATGACTATTATGGAAAAGATGAGCACGTTGTTACTTTTATGACAAGAGAGGAAAGCAATATCTGTACAGATGGATTATTAGGAGGAAAACCACACCCTAGAGTTTATGGTGCTTTTCCAAGGGTTATAGGAAAGTTTGTTAGAGAAATGAAAGCGATGTCTTTAGAAGAAGCCATATATAAAATGACTAGAAAACCAGCAGAAACATTTAAAATTAAAGAACGTGGTTTATTAAAAGAAGGATATTTTGCAGATATAGTTATTTTTGATGAAAATACGACAATAGATAAAGGGACTTTTGTAGACCCTATTCAATATCCAGAAGGTATTAGTCATGTTATTGTAAATGGAAAAGTGTTAATAAACAATTATATAAAAAATGAAAAATTACCTGGAAAAGTTATAAGAATTCTGAAAAATTAG